One region of Armigeres subalbatus isolate Guangzhou_Male chromosome 3, GZ_Asu_2, whole genome shotgun sequence genomic DNA includes:
- the LOC134223076 gene encoding uncharacterized protein LOC134223076, protein MDSSPPHDYQMPSKLNPADEATKWDSGSYFDRNRKWFHGPEFLRLPEPEWPYSKDLVTATTTEEMRASILHHCSFEPPINFDRFSSWNRLQRAIAYALRFLHNSAKREPKYAGYLQQEELRAAERTIFVLVQRESYPDEIMALSNKAPKTTRQQVIEKHSSIYRLVPMLDNAGILRERGRILSLKASVSKYAIP, encoded by the exons ATGGATTCGTCCCCACCGCATGACTATCAG ATGCCTTCGAAATTAAACCCGGCAGATGAAGCAACCAAATGGGACAGTGGCTCATATTTTGACCGCAACAGAAAATGGTTCCATGGACCCGAGTTTCTGCGACTACCGGAACCAGAGTGGCCTTATTCCAAAGATCTAGTAACCGCTACTACTACCGAAGAGATGCGCGCATCGATTCTCCATCACTGTTCGTTTGAGCCACCGATAAACTTCGACAGATTCTCGTCCTGGAATCGTCTACAACGGGCAATCGCTTATGCACTTCGCTTTCTTCACAATTCGGCCAAAAGAGAGCCGAAATACGCCGGATACTTACAACAAGAAGAACTTCGAGCAGCAGAGAGAACTATCTTCGTACTGGTTCAGCGTGAATCCTATCCCGATGAGATTATGGCGCTCTCCAACAAAGCGCCAAAAACAACAAGACAGCAGGTTATTGAGAAGCACAGTTCTATCTATCGATTAGTACCCATGTTGGACAACGCCGGTATACTACGTGAACGCGGACGGATCTTGTCGCTGAAGGCATCTGTTTCGAAGTACGCCATCCCGTAA